GTTACAATTTTGGGGGCTAATCCCAAAGAAGGTTCATCTATTAGAATTAATTTAGGTTTAGACATTAAGGCACGCCCCATAGACAGCATTTGTTGTTCTCCTCCGCTTAATGTTCCGGCTATTTGGTTGCTTCTTTCCTGTAAAATAGGGAAGTATGCAAAAACTCTTTCAAGATTTTTTTCAAAATTATCATAATCATGATAGGCTCCCAATTGTAGGTTTTCTAACACTGTCATGGAAGTGAAAATAACATGTCCTTCCGGAATAAGGCATAAGCCTAAACTTACAATCTTATCAGTGGATTGTCGAGTAATGTCTTTTCCCAAAAATTGAATATTACCTTTATCTGGTCTCTGAATTCCAAGTATTGCCTTTAACAAAGATGTTTTGCCAGCTCCATTTGCACCAATTAATGCTACAAATTCTCCTTGTTTTATTTCAATACTAACCGTTTTGACAGCTTTAATAGGTCCATATGTAATTGAAAGATTTTCGGTTTCTAAAATATTACTTTTCTTCTCCAAGATAAGCCTCCAATACTCTGGGATCTCTCTGAACTTGTTCGGGAGTTCCTTCACTTATTTTTATTCCAAAATCAAGAACGGTAATCCATTCAGAGATTTCAGTAATAAAATTCATATCATGGCTTACAACAATAATAGTAACTCCTTCTTTGTTAATTTGCCTGATAATTTTTGCGACTTCTCTTGATTCTTCAATGCCCATCCCTGAGGTGGGTTCATCAAGCATGAGAAGTTTAGGATTTGATATTAAAGCACGAGCTATCTGTACTAACTGGCGCTCTACCCAAACCAATTCATTAGTCCAGCGATCTGCAAAGTCTGATATGTTAATAAATTTGAAAACCCTTTCCGCTTGCTTTTTAATATCTTTTTCTTGCTTATTAAATTGTAAGGGATTTAAAAAGAAAGATTTAATGGGGTTTTGTTTGAAATTATACCTTCCCGACATAACATTATCCAAAACTGTCATATTTGATACCAATTTTCCGGCTTGAAATGTTCTACTGATTCCCATTCTATTAATATCTTCTGCAGGCATATTACTAATGTCCACAGAATTAAAATATATTTTTCCTTCTGTTGGTGGAAATAATCCGGAAACAACATTAAAAAAAGTAGATTTCCCTGCACCGTTTGGTCCAATTAAACCATGAATGGTATTCTCTTGAATGTTAATATC
The window above is part of the Atribacterota bacterium genome. Proteins encoded here:
- a CDS encoding ABC transporter ATP-binding protein, with translation MLETENLSITYGPIKAVKTVSIEIKQGEFVALIGANGAGKTSLLKAILGIQRPDKGNIQFLGKDITRQSTDKIVSLGLCLIPEGHVIFTSMTVLENLQLGAYHDYDNFEKNLERVFAYFPILQERSNQIAGTLSGGEQQMLSMGRALMSKPKLILIDEPSLGLAPKIVTEIFNILLELNKEGYSILLAEQNAKKALECSHRCYVMQTGEIAMTGFSGDIIDNPKIRQAYLGGH
- a CDS encoding ABC transporter ATP-binding protein, whose amino-acid sequence is DINIQENTIHGLIGPNGAGKSTFFNVVSGLFPPTEGKIYFNSVDISNMPAEDINRMGISRTFQAGKLVSNMTVLDNVMSGRYNFKQNPIKSFFLNPLQFNKQEKDIKKQAERVFKFINISDFADRWTNELVWVERQLVQIARALISNPKLLMLDEPTSGMGIEESREVAKIIRQINKEGVTIIVVSHDMNFITEISEWITVLDFGIKISEGTPEQVQRDPRVLEAYLGEEK